The following proteins are co-located in the Sphingopyxis sp. YR583 genome:
- a CDS encoding diacylglycerol/lipid kinase family protein produces the protein MASVALLSNPRSTGNRSLLPQVREYCAAHPDIFHYEVEDVDQIEKAIRTMAMVGPRVVVINGGDGTVQAALTEIYSGDHFGGSPPPVAVLPNGKTNLIALDLGAEGDPIKALQRVVELVESGRLEDHVIERQLIALDSGGEERPVLGMFLGGAYLADVMLYCRNRIYPLGLPNGLSHFLAAILGLFAIIFGIGGGRLPPKPQPMTVSLIRQGEFKGKFSLLIVTTLEKLLLSIRTSEAYGTNGNMKLLATDSNVGALFRMLGATWRGTLGQKQLDGVHFQQGDEIRIEGERSNVILDGEIFQAKNGAPIILTSTQPVPFLRLAA, from the coding sequence ATGGCTAGCGTCGCGCTCCTTTCGAATCCACGCTCGACGGGCAATCGCTCGTTGTTGCCGCAGGTTCGCGAATATTGCGCGGCGCACCCCGATATTTTTCATTATGAGGTCGAGGACGTCGACCAGATCGAAAAGGCCATTCGCACGATGGCAATGGTCGGGCCGCGCGTCGTCGTCATCAATGGCGGCGACGGTACGGTGCAGGCCGCGCTGACCGAAATCTATTCGGGCGACCATTTCGGCGGTTCGCCGCCGCCGGTCGCGGTGCTGCCGAACGGAAAGACCAATCTGATCGCGCTCGACCTCGGTGCCGAGGGGGATCCGATCAAGGCGCTGCAGCGTGTCGTCGAACTGGTCGAAAGCGGCCGGCTTGAGGATCATGTGATCGAACGTCAGTTGATCGCGCTCGACAGCGGCGGCGAAGAGCGGCCGGTGCTCGGCATGTTCCTTGGCGGCGCCTATCTGGCCGATGTGATGCTCTATTGCCGCAATCGCATCTATCCGCTTGGCTTGCCCAATGGATTGTCCCATTTCCTTGCGGCGATCCTCGGGCTGTTCGCGATCATTTTCGGTATCGGCGGCGGGCGTCTGCCGCCGAAGCCCCAACCGATGACCGTCTCGCTGATCCGTCAGGGCGAATTCAAGGGCAAATTCTCGCTGCTGATCGTCACGACGCTGGAGAAATTGCTGCTCAGCATTCGCACCAGCGAAGCCTATGGCACGAACGGCAATATGAAATTGCTCGCGACCGACAGCAATGTCGGCGCGCTGTTCCGTATGCTCGGTGCGACCTGGCGCGGGACGTTGGGGCAAAAGCAGCTCGACGGCGTGCATTTCCAGCAGGGCGACGAAATCCGCATCGAGGGCGAGCGCTCGAACGTCATTCTCGACGGCGAAATCTTCCAGGCAAAAAATGGTGCGCCGATTATCCTGACCTCGACGCAGCCGGTTCCCTTCCTTCGCCTCGCCGCCTGA